The proteins below come from a single Xyrauchen texanus isolate HMW12.3.18 chromosome 3, RBS_HiC_50CHRs, whole genome shotgun sequence genomic window:
- the LOC127621853 gene encoding uncharacterized protein LOC127621853 — protein MNKLDPEDAIFLVDAFLDECKVDQHGHTKRGSKQSTKLCVWLDEDKDGHSLPKRCRAGEKRKRDSVTVSSASVTPSCAPSTSTTEDTVTIENLDSLIQDVRDLLGSGAEQPLPSHWRNRQTSSLENWTVMRPFMVNNMLSSEKPKEGVCHHCGHKAAVVMCRDCLPRSLYCTACDLSTHEALVLHNRASMVEGFFRHLPPSTFVQQHEGGKFSYHEKDCMLPIVPPCCDCSTGQTSFSKGKPVILIGMNGRYNLFLPSVNCSCGKTLPVTISDLVESGYWPATVNFETLYMVDLFTTYEDLKITAPGMSRQAFVSMLECRTKLFGRSGKICGDTMQRAFLEWTYAKFEVDKLSQVQHFQCPACTPSMLAVAVDGNRKLYRFKSQPGPDGFFDGVFLANDAEVSSFVDYIHGTTGHNPGKGRCGAGQWTAARESANKSASKLDEEGVEVAVCRHGVLLKGLNMFRGEIFAYPLYLQKQLASQTVQFFCSDVVCKYWPYLQKVVDHCPELEDLLNMRPFLSIMHAKAHSWMCELKWGGRNQEGAGTTIGEEVEQVNSFLSRAAICSKYMSKAVRTDMLTIQASGWNKRKAENLDRTLAKRYIKTVQRIAEATKDLEKLTAELSLQQDTVQQWVSDVQQWTSGATIQNDLQRTIEGLYLGIKQRKFQLYRQSGGNKRRHQLRRKIAVEKKALEVAINDHNATVGEVEKLPPPNELLAVDNYSWPWECHGEMERKKNVFDKVMLLARLKEEEVIVVREVKQHIEYVRSVAGLIEEFTFQLTEDTNGKCSTEGLMEKGREGLLCVLKRRLCEVEAQLATARTTYKSILGLQTLSLDDFSEEEDLENTSSTDEELGE, from the exons ATGAATAAACTTGACCCCGAAGATGCCATATTCCTGGTTGATGCTTTCCTGGATGAGTGCAAG GTGGATCAGCATGGACACACTAAAAGAGGGTCAAAACAATCCACAAAGCTGTGTGTTTGGCTTGATGAGGACAAAGATGGTCATTCTCTGCCAAAAAGATGTAGAGCTGGGGAGAAACGAAAGCGAGATTCAGTTACTG TTTCTTCAGCAAGCGTTACACCTTCCTGTGCTCCGTCTACCAGCACAACTGAAGACACTGTGACCATCGAAAATTTAG ACTCCCTCATTCAAGATGTCCGAGACCTCTTGGGAAGTGGTGCTGAACAACCTCTCCCCTCACACTGGAGGAACAGGCAAACTTCCTCTCTGGAGAATTGGACAGTAATGAGGCCCTTCATGGTGAACAATATGTTATCATCTGAGAAGCCCAAGGAGGGGGTTTGCCATCATTGTGGACACAAGGCTGCAGTAGTGATGTGTAGGGACTGTTTACCACGATCACTCTACTGCACAGCCTGTGACCTTTCCACACATGAGGCCCTGGTGCTTCATAACAGAGCATCCATGGTGGAGGGGTTCTTCAGACACCTGCCACCATCCACTTTTGTTCAGCAGCATGAGGGAGGGAAATTCTCCTATCATGAAAAAG ATTGCATGTTACCAATCGTTCCTCCCTGCTGCGACTGCTCCACTGGGCAAACAAGCTTTTCCAAGGGAAAGCCAGTTATTTTAATTGGAATGAatg GAAGATACAACCTCTTCCTTCCATCAGTAAACTGCTCCTGTGGAAAAACCTTGCCAGTGACCATAAGTGATCTGGTTGAAAGTGGTTACTGGCCAGCCACTGTCAATTTTGAGACCTTGTACATGGTGGACTTGTTCACCACGTATGAGGATCTAAAAATCACTGCCCCAGGGATGTCGAGACAAGCTTTTGTCAGCATGCTCGAGTGTCGTACAAAACTCTTCGGGCGA AGTGGTAAGATATGTGGGGACACAATGCAGAGGGCCTTCCTCGAATGGACCTATGCCAAATTTGAGGTTGACAAGCTGTCTCAGGTCCAGCATTTTCAGTGCCCTGCATGCACACCCTCCATGTTGGCAGTTGCAGTGGATGGGAACCGCAAATTATATCGTTTCAAAAGTCAACCAGG ACCTGATGGGTTTTTTGATGGAGTCTTTTTGGCCAATGATGCTGAGGTGTCCTCCTTTGTTGATTACATCCATGGAACAACTGGACAT AATCCAGGGAAAGGGAGATGTGGTGCGGGTCAGTGGACCGCAGCACGAGAGTCCGCCAACAAGTCTGCAAGCAAACTAGACGAGGAAGGTGTTGAAGTTGCTGTCTGCCGTCATGGGGTTTTGCTGAAGGGACTGAATATGTTCCGTGGAGAAATATTTGCATACCCATTATATCTCCAGAAACAGCTAGCTTCACAGACCGTCCAGTTTTTTTGCTCTGATGTGGTCTGCAAATATTGGCCATATCTGCAGAAAGTTGTGGACCACTGTCCAGAGTTGGAGGACTTGCTGAACATGCGCCCATTTCTCTCCATCATGCATGCAAAAGCGCATTCATGGATGTGTGAG TTAAAATGGGGGGGACGCAATCAAGAAGGAGCTGGAACAACAATCGGGGAGGAGGTTGAACAGGTTAACAGCTTCCTCTCCCGAGCAGCCATATGTTCCAAGTACATGTCAAAAGCTG TTCGCACAGACATGCTAACAATCCAGGCAAGTGGCTGGAACAAGCGAAAGGCAGAAAACCTTGACCGGACACTGGCCAAAAGATACATCAAG ACTGTACAAAGGATTGCAGAGGCAACAAAGGACCTGGAGAAACTCACTGCTGAGTTATCTCTACAGCAAGACACAGTCCAGCAGTGGGTGTCTGATGTTCAGCAGTGGACCTCAG GAGCAACAATCCAAAATGATCTGCAGAGGACCATCGAGGGGCTATATTTGGGCATCAAACAGCGAAAATTTCAGCTGTATCGTCAGTCTG GTGGGAATAAGCGAAGGCATCAACTGAGAAGAAAGATTGCTGTTGAGAAGAAAGCCTTGGAAGTTGCCATCAATGACCACAATGCTACTGTGGGGGAAGTTGAAAAACTGCCTCCTCCCAATGAACTCCTGGCTGTGGACAACTACTCCTGGCCATGGGAAT GTCATGGTGAAatggagaggaaaaaaaatgtgtttgacaaGGTAATGCTGCTGGCTAGACTGAAAGAAGAAGAAGTTATTGTGGTTCGCGAAGTCAAGCAGCACATTGAGTATGTGAGGAGTGTTGCTGGACTGATTGAAGAGTTTACCTTTCAGCTCACTGAAGACACCAATGGGAAAT GCAGTACAGAGGGCTTAATGGAGAAAGGACGTGAGGGACTACTCTGTGTGCTGAAGAGAAGATTGTGTGAAGTTGAAGCACAACTGGCTACAGCACGCACAACATACAAAAGTATTCTTGGACTGCAAACATTGTCCTTAGATGACTTCTCTGAAGAGGAAGACTTAGAGAATACTTCCTCAACTGATGAGGAACTGGGAGAGTAG
- the prps1a gene encoding ribose-phosphate pyrophosphokinase 1a isoform X2: protein MPNIKIFSGSSHPDLSQKIADRLGLELGKVVTKKFSNQETCVEIGESVRGEDVYIVQSGCGEINDNLMELLIMINACKIASASRVSAVIPCFPYARQDKKDKSRAPISAKLVANMLSVAGADHIITMDLHASQIQGFFDIPVDNLYAEPAVLKWIKENINEWKNCTIVSPDAGGAKRVTSIADRLNVDFALIHKERKKANEVDRMVLVGDVKDRVAILVDDMADTCGTVCHAADKLVSAGATKVYAILTHGIFSGPAISRINNANFEAVVVTNTIPQEDKIKHCNKIQVIDISMILAEAIRRTHNGESVSYLFSHVPL, encoded by the exons ATGCCAAACATCAAGATTTTTAGCGGCAGTTCGCATCCGGATCTGTCGCAGAAGATCGCTGACCGACTGGGACTCGAGCTGGGGAAAGTTGTCACCAAAAAATTTAGCAACCAAGAGACCTG tgtagaGATCGGAGAGAGTGTGCGTGGGGAAGATGTCTATATTGTCCAGAGTGGCTGTGGGGAGATCAACGACAATCTTATGGAGCTGCTGATCATGATCAACGCGTGTAAGATTGCATCAGCGTCCAGAGTTTCAGCTGTCATTCCTTGCTTCCCCTATGCTCGGCAGGACAAGAAGGACAAG AGTCGGGCTCCGATCTCAGCCAAGCTGGTCGCTAATATGCTGTCTGTGGCTGGAGCAGACCACATCATTACTATGGACCTACATGCCTCTCAAATACAG GGGTTCTTTGACATCCCGGTTGATAACCTGTACGCTGAGCCGGCAGTCCTCAAATGGATAAAAGAAAACATCAATGAATGGAAGAATTGCACCATTGTTTCTCCTGATGCTGGTGGAGCCAAGAG AGTGACGTCCATCGCTGATCGGCTGAACGTGGACTTTGCATTGATCCATAAGGAGCGGAAGAAGGCGAATGAGGTAGATCGGATGGTGCTGGTTGGGGACGTAAAGGACAGAGTGGCCATTTTAGTGGATGACATGGCAGATACATGTGGGACGGTTTGCCATGCGGCTGACAA ACTGGTGTCTGCTGGAGCCACCAAAGTGTATGCCATCTTGACTCATGGTATCTTCTCTGGTCCTGCCATTTCTCGGATCAACAATGCCAACTTTGAGGCCGTCGTGGTCACCAACACAATTCCACAGGAGGACAAAATCAAACACTGTAACAAGATTCAG GTGATTGACATTTCTATGATCCTGGCAGAAGCAATCAGACGGACACATAATGGGGAGTCTGTGTCCTACCTGTTCAGCCATGTGCCCTTATAA
- the prps1a gene encoding ribose-phosphate pyrophosphokinase 1a isoform X1, translated as MPNIKIFSGSSHPDLSQKIADRLGLELGKVVTKKFSNQETCVEIGESVRGEDVYIVQSGCGEINDNLMELLIMINACKIASASRVSAVIPCFPYARQDKKDKVGSRAPISAKLVANMLSVAGADHIITMDLHASQIQGFFDIPVDNLYAEPAVLKWIKENINEWKNCTIVSPDAGGAKRVTSIADRLNVDFALIHKERKKANEVDRMVLVGDVKDRVAILVDDMADTCGTVCHAADKLVSAGATKVYAILTHGIFSGPAISRINNANFEAVVVTNTIPQEDKIKHCNKIQVIDISMILAEAIRRTHNGESVSYLFSHVPL; from the exons ATGCCAAACATCAAGATTTTTAGCGGCAGTTCGCATCCGGATCTGTCGCAGAAGATCGCTGACCGACTGGGACTCGAGCTGGGGAAAGTTGTCACCAAAAAATTTAGCAACCAAGAGACCTG tgtagaGATCGGAGAGAGTGTGCGTGGGGAAGATGTCTATATTGTCCAGAGTGGCTGTGGGGAGATCAACGACAATCTTATGGAGCTGCTGATCATGATCAACGCGTGTAAGATTGCATCAGCGTCCAGAGTTTCAGCTGTCATTCCTTGCTTCCCCTATGCTCGGCAGGACAAGAAGGACAAGGTGGGG AGTCGGGCTCCGATCTCAGCCAAGCTGGTCGCTAATATGCTGTCTGTGGCTGGAGCAGACCACATCATTACTATGGACCTACATGCCTCTCAAATACAG GGGTTCTTTGACATCCCGGTTGATAACCTGTACGCTGAGCCGGCAGTCCTCAAATGGATAAAAGAAAACATCAATGAATGGAAGAATTGCACCATTGTTTCTCCTGATGCTGGTGGAGCCAAGAG AGTGACGTCCATCGCTGATCGGCTGAACGTGGACTTTGCATTGATCCATAAGGAGCGGAAGAAGGCGAATGAGGTAGATCGGATGGTGCTGGTTGGGGACGTAAAGGACAGAGTGGCCATTTTAGTGGATGACATGGCAGATACATGTGGGACGGTTTGCCATGCGGCTGACAA ACTGGTGTCTGCTGGAGCCACCAAAGTGTATGCCATCTTGACTCATGGTATCTTCTCTGGTCCTGCCATTTCTCGGATCAACAATGCCAACTTTGAGGCCGTCGTGGTCACCAACACAATTCCACAGGAGGACAAAATCAAACACTGTAACAAGATTCAG GTGATTGACATTTCTATGATCCTGGCAGAAGCAATCAGACGGACACATAATGGGGAGTCTGTGTCCTACCTGTTCAGCCATGTGCCCTTATAA